GAGATCAATCCGCGTGAGCTAATTCGCTTGGCCAATCACCACCCCCGCGTGAATGTGCTGCAGCCCGGTTGCGGCGTGGGAGGCCACTGCATCGCCATTGACCCCTGGTTTATTGCCTCCGCCGCCCCCCATTGCACACCTCTGATTCAAACTTCACGCCACGTGAATGACGGCAAGAGCCGCTGGGTGATAGAGCAGGTGCAGGCCCGCGCAGCAGCCCTGGAAGATCAGCTCGGCCGCACCGCCCGTATCGGCTGCCTGGGCCTCGCTTTCAAGCCGAATGTAGACGATTTGCGCGAATCCCCCGCCCTCCACATCACCACTGAGCTGCTCGTTGCTGGCCTCGACGTGCTTGCTTGCGAACCCAATCTTCACGACCACCCAATCATCAAATTAGATACTCTCAAGCGGGTGCTCGAGGATGCCGATCTGTTGGTGTTTCTAGTCGCTCATACCGCCTTCAAAGGTCTTGATTTGGATGGCCGCTCTGTATTCGATCTCTGCGGTGTAACCAAGTAGACGTGCAGGTGATCTCCCAGTTGCGCATCATCAAGCGGCTGGGTTGGCGCAATTGCGCTGCCGTCGCAGCGCACCGAGTAGCACTGCGGACTGGCCTCTACGTACGCCAGTTGCCGCTAATGCCGTGCCCCATCCCTGAGCGGCTTAACGGCCAGCCCCACCCGGCTCCGTTCTCCGCCGATGGATGGTCGGCGACATCGCTTAATGGCTGTCTCGCAGCGGCTGATGCCCTGCTGGCAGGTACGGCCACCTGGTTCAGCCATGAGAGTCATGCCGTTGGCTCACCTCCGGAATGGTTTTTTGATCCCGCTTCGGGCCAGCGTTTCACGGATGGCAGCCAGCACTGGAGCTGCTGTCGCCCATTCGCCGGGGCTGATATCAAGCGCTGCTGGGAGCTCTCCCGTTGGGCTTGGGCTCCTCTGCTGATCCGTGCCTGGCGCCTCAGCGGCGACCACCGCTACCGCGATGGCTTCAACAGCTGGTGCCTGAGCTGGTGCCAGGCCAACCCCGTGAATGGCGGCAGCAATTGGGTCTGTGGCCAGGAGGCTTCCATGCGCCTGCTCCATGCCCTGCAGGCTTGGCAGCTTGCCGATGCTCCCGCTCAGCTGCCTGATCCCAGGCCCCAGCGGGCAGCATTTGTGGCGGCGCATCTGCAGCGCATCGCCGCCACCGAGCGCTATGCCCAGGCGCAAGACAACAACCACTGGATCTCAGAAGCCGCCGCCCTATTCATCGGCGGCAGCTGGTTGGAGGCTTCCGCCAGCGCCCATGCCTCGGAAGCCCAGCGCTGGGCTTCTGAAGGTCGACGCGCTCTGGAGCGCAGCGTGGCGCGGCTGGTGATGGCAGATGGCTCCTTCGCTCAACACTCGCTTACCTACCACCGTCTGCTGCTCGACACCCTCGCCCAGGTGGAACTGTGCCGCCGTTGGCTGGATCTGCCCGGCTTCTCGCAGCGCTTTCGGGAGCGCTGTCGGGCGGCTACCCATTGGTTTGCTGCGCTGGTGGATCCCTGCAGTGGTGATGGTCCCAATCTGGGCAGCAACGACGGGGTCTTTGTCTATCAGCTGCACAGTCAGCCCTACCGCGATTTCCGGCCCACCTTGCAGCTCGCCTCGGTCTTGTTTGCAGGCCAGCGAGCCCTGGAGCCGGGTCCCTGGGATGAGCCTCTCCATTGGTTCGAGCTGATCAGTTCGTCAGCAGAAGGTCTTGATGCATCATCACCGCAAGCACCGAAGGCTCCTTCGCTTAAGCCCTCACAAGCAGTTGAGCTCTTTGCCGATGGGGGCTATGGGCTGTTGCGACCTACCTCCAGAACTTGGGCTTTGCTGAGGCTCCCTAATTACCGCTTCCGGCCGGCTCATGCCGACCCGCTGCACCTCGATCTCTGGCATGAGGGCGTGAATCTGCTGCGCGATGGCGGCAGTTACGCCTACAACTCTGATGCTGCTGATCTGGCCTACTTCCCAGGTATCGCCAGCCATAACAGTGTGCAGTTCGATGGCGCTGAGCCTATGCCCCGCCTCGGTCGCTTCCTCTGGGGCGACTGGCTTCAGCTGGTAGACCCGCCACTGGTTGAGTCGGGTAAAGCTTGCTCGTCGATCACCGCGGCCTACCGCTCCCCCCACGGTCGCCATAAGCGCCAGGTGCAGGTGGACCCAAGCGGTCTGGGGTGGATCATCACCGACCATTGCTCCTCGTTTCGCCATCGCCTGCTCCTGCGCTGGCGCCTCTGCCCGGCCGACTGGCAGCTGTTGACTGAAGGTGCGACAGCTCAGCTATTCAGCTCCCGTGCCCAGATCAGCCTTGAGACCAATTTTCCTATCCAGCGCCTAGAGGTGGTGGAGGGCTGGGAGTCGCTGCTCTATGCACAAAAAACAACACTTCCTGTCTTGGAGATTGAAGTGGCCGCAAGTTCAAGCCCTGCTTTGATCATCACCAACATCGCCCTGCCGGTGCCGCCATGAAGGTTCTCTACTTCCACCAGTATTTCTCCACGCCTGCAGGTTCCAATGGGACCCGTTCTTATGAACTTGCACGCGATCTCGTTAACCACGGTCATCAAGTGACCATGGTTTGTTTGAGGACAGATCGGTCAGCGACTGGTTTGGAAGGGGATAGATGGAATGGACGCCGCCATGGTTCTGTCGATGGCATCGAGGTGATTGAGTTTGACCTGCCTTACTCCAATCACGCCGGCATGTTGGAACGTGCGTTGGTGTTTCTGCGCTACAGCTGGGAGAGCCTGCTGCTGGCGCTAGGCGCCGAAGTTGATCTTATTTTCGCCACCACTACTCCGCTGACGGCGGGTATCCCAGGAATAGCTGCCCGCTGGTTGCGGGGGATTCCTTTCGTTCTCGAGGTTCGTGACCTTTGGCCCGAGCTCCCCCGAGCCATGGGTGTGGTGCGTAATCCTTTTTTATTGAAGGTGTTATCAGTACTGGAGTGGAGTAGCTACCACTCTGCAGATGCCTGCATCGGTCTGGCCCCTGGCATCTGCGAGGGCATTGCGGATAGGGGGATCCCTCCAGACCGCATTACTAGTATTCCCAATGCCTGTGATCTTGAGCTGTTCAAACCCCTAAAGGCGCAACAGTCCAAGCAGCCAGAGCTAATTAGAGGCTTGGCTTCACCCATGCCAGCTGGATCCTTTGTTGCTGCTTTTACAGGGGCTCATGGTCTGGCTAATGGCCTTGATGCAGTCCTCGATGCAGCTTCCGAATTACAGAGGCGAGGTCGCCACGACATTCGACTGCTCTTTATCGGTGATGGCCGCTGCAAGCATGCCCTTCAGCAACGTGTAAAAGCTGAAAGTCTGGAAAACTGCCATTTTCTTCCTCCGCTCCCTAAGTCCCAACTCGCCCGAAGCCTGGGGCTGTCGGTGCATGTGGGCCTCATGGTGCTTGATGACATACCGGCTTTCTACCGCGGTACTTCCCCAAATAAGTTTTTTGACTACATCTCCTGCGGATTGCCAGTGGTGAATAATTACCCTGGCTGGTTGGCTGAGCTCATTCGTGATCACCAATTGGGTATCCCCGTCCCCCCACGCGATCCGAATGCTTTCGCGGAAGCACTAATCACCTTGAAAGATGATCCAGACCTGCGAGAGGCTGCAGGTGCTAATGCGCGCAGCCTCGCTGAATCCCATTTTTCTCGTCTTGTGTTGGCAGGGCAATGGCGAAATATTTTGACCACGACAGCAGTTCGTAACCGATGGCGAACAAACAGATATTTATGGCGTTTTATTTACTTTACTTTCAAAAATATTGCTGATCGTCTCGCTGCCCTACTGGCGTTGCTGCTGCTGTCGCCGCTATTGCTTTTTGTGTCTCTGCTGGTGCGCTGGCGCCTAGGTGCCCCGGTGTTGTTCCGTCAGCCCCGCCCCGGTTACGGCGAAAGTCAGTTCCAGCTTCTCAAGTTCCGCACAATGACCAACCAACGTGATACCGATGGGGATTTGCTTTCCGATGCCCAGCGCCTCACACCTTTTGGCCGTTGGTTGCGCGCTATGTCTATTGATGAATTGCCAGGGTTGATCAATATTCTGCGCGGCGAGATGAGCTTCATTGGGCCTCGCCCTCTGCTGATGCAATATTTGTCGCTTTATTCTTTTGAGCAAGCTCGCCGTCACGACGTGAAACCAGGTTTCAGTGGCTGGGCCCAGATTAATGGACGTAATGCCCTCTCCTGGAAGGAAAAACTCCGCCGCGACGTCTGGTATGTGGATCACCAAAGTCTCTGGCTTGATCTCCGCATTTTTCTGATCACGATTTGGAAAGTGATCAGTCGAGAGGGTATCAGCGCCCCGGGAAATGTCACCATGCCCCCCTTCCGTGGTGACGAAAATGCCTAATGCGATTCCCACCGGAATCCTGATCACATCGGCGGGGCGAAGGGGGGAGCTTATTAAAATTTGGAAAAAAAGTGCTCTTTCAACTTTAGGGTCTGAAGCTAGAATATATTCTTGTGACCTTAATCCTTCTCTTTCAGCAGCTTGCCAGCTCGCTGATCAGTCATTTAAGAGTGTCCAGTGTACGGAGCCTGATTATCCTGCTCAGATTCTTGAGCTCTGCCTGGCCAATGATATAAAAATGGTCATACCTACAATAGACACAGAATTGCAAGTTCTAGCTGAATCTAGAGAAGCTTTTGATGCCGCAGGTGTGCAACTAGTTGTTAGTGATCCTGGTTTAGTTCGCCTATGTAGGGATAAGCGTCGCACAGCTGATTTATTTGCATCGCTATCAATACTAACTCCCAAG
Above is a window of Synechococcus sp. BIOS-U3-1 DNA encoding:
- a CDS encoding heparinase II/III domain-containing protein — protein: MQVISQLRIIKRLGWRNCAAVAAHRVALRTGLYVRQLPLMPCPIPERLNGQPHPAPFSADGWSATSLNGCLAAADALLAGTATWFSHESHAVGSPPEWFFDPASGQRFTDGSQHWSCCRPFAGADIKRCWELSRWAWAPLLIRAWRLSGDHRYRDGFNSWCLSWCQANPVNGGSNWVCGQEASMRLLHALQAWQLADAPAQLPDPRPQRAAFVAAHLQRIAATERYAQAQDNNHWISEAAALFIGGSWLEASASAHASEAQRWASEGRRALERSVARLVMADGSFAQHSLTYHRLLLDTLAQVELCRRWLDLPGFSQRFRERCRAATHWFAALVDPCSGDGPNLGSNDGVFVYQLHSQPYRDFRPTLQLASVLFAGQRALEPGPWDEPLHWFELISSSAEGLDASSPQAPKAPSLKPSQAVELFADGGYGLLRPTSRTWALLRLPNYRFRPAHADPLHLDLWHEGVNLLRDGGSYAYNSDAADLAYFPGIASHNSVQFDGAEPMPRLGRFLWGDWLQLVDPPLVESGKACSSITAAYRSPHGRHKRQVQVDPSGLGWIITDHCSSFRHRLLLRWRLCPADWQLLTEGATAQLFSSRAQISLETNFPIQRLEVVEGWESLLYAQKTTLPVLEIEVAASSSPALIITNIALPVPP
- a CDS encoding sugar transferase, whose translation is MKVLYFHQYFSTPAGSNGTRSYELARDLVNHGHQVTMVCLRTDRSATGLEGDRWNGRRHGSVDGIEVIEFDLPYSNHAGMLERALVFLRYSWESLLLALGAEVDLIFATTTPLTAGIPGIAARWLRGIPFVLEVRDLWPELPRAMGVVRNPFLLKVLSVLEWSSYHSADACIGLAPGICEGIADRGIPPDRITSIPNACDLELFKPLKAQQSKQPELIRGLASPMPAGSFVAAFTGAHGLANGLDAVLDAASELQRRGRHDIRLLFIGDGRCKHALQQRVKAESLENCHFLPPLPKSQLARSLGLSVHVGLMVLDDIPAFYRGTSPNKFFDYISCGLPVVNNYPGWLAELIRDHQLGIPVPPRDPNAFAEALITLKDDPDLREAAGANARSLAESHFSRLVLAGQWRNILTTTAVRNRWRTNRYLWRFIYFTFKNIADRLAALLALLLLSPLLLFVSLLVRWRLGAPVLFRQPRPGYGESQFQLLKFRTMTNQRDTDGDLLSDAQRLTPFGRWLRAMSIDELPGLINILRGEMSFIGPRPLLMQYLSLYSFEQARRHDVKPGFSGWAQINGRNALSWKEKLRRDVWYVDHQSLWLDLRIFLITIWKVISREGISAPGNVTMPPFRGDENA